Within Desulfurobacterium thermolithotrophum DSM 11699, the genomic segment AAAAAGGTAAAATGAGAATAAAGATAATTCATCGTTACATTTTTTTAGAAATTCTCAGAGTTTTTATCTTAACTTTGGGGCTTTTTATTTTTGTTATCTTGATGGATAGAGCTTCTTCAATTGCGGAAACAGTTTTTGGACAGGGAGTTTCCATATTAAATTTTCTCTCTGTTTTAGTAAAGGGGATACCTGCTTTCTTAGGTATGACAATACCTATGGCCTTTATTCTTTCCGTTTTAATTGTTTTTATTCAATTAGGGAACAATAACGAACTTGTAGCCTTAAAATCGTGTGGTGTAAGCACAAAAGAACTATCAAAACCAGTAATTTTCTTAGGAGTTGCCTTTTCTATTCTTTCCTTTTATTCACTTATGTTTTTGATGCCTAAAAGTAATGTTGCTATGAAAAAGGAAATTGAAGAATTGGTAAAGAAAAAGATTACAATGAGCATATCGCCCAAAAACTTTAGTTCTAACTTTCCCGGAGTTACTTTTTACGTAGAAAAACTCTATCCTGAAAAAGGATATCTTGAAAACTTCATGGTATCGCTTGTAAAAAAAGATGAACTCATAACAATTTTTGCAAAGAAAGGAATGTTAAGAACAGAAAAGGATACAGTATTTCTTGACATTCAAGATGGCACTGGAGAGTTTATTAACTGGAAAAAGCCTGAAAACTTTAAAGTTCTAAATTTCAAAAACTACACAGTAAAACTCTATAGATTTACAAAAAGAGAAAAATTTGAATCAATCAGATATAAGACACTTCCAGAACTCATTTCCTCAAACAGAATTGAGGCAAAAGTAGAGCTCTTTAAAAGGCTTGGTCTTTCTTTAGCACCTCTTATAGTTGGAATATTAGCTTTTTCTCTTGCATTAATAATTCCACGAAGTTCAATAGGGATCGGAATTCTTTTAAGTCTTTTAATAATTGTCGTTTACTACATACTTTATACTCTAACAAAGAAAATTGCTCTTAATACAGGAATTGTTCTTTTACCTCTTTTAACAGATTTATTCTTTTTTGTCCTAGGAGGTTTTCTCTACATTCAGGCTTTGAAAGAGAAAATAGAGTTAAGAGTTGGTGGTAGATGGTAAAGAGACTGGATAGATACGTTTTTATAGAAACCTTGAGATATTTTGTCCTTACACTTCTTACATTCATGGTTCTTTTTATTGTTATAGATTTTGTCAGCAAAATGGACACTTTTTTAAAGTCTGGAATTGCAGATGGATTTCTTTATGTTATCTACCGTCTTCCTCTTTATACTGTTAGAGTAATACCCATTGCTACCTTAATTGCAACTATGGTTACTCTTTCTAACTTTTCATTTTCTAATGAACTTACAGTTGTAAAAGCTTTAGGAATTAGTGTGTATAGATTTTCATTTCCTATTATTTTTCTTGCTTTCTTGGCTTCTATCCTTTCTTTCCTAATAGGAGAACTGGTCGTACCAAAATCAATTTCTCTTTCCAAAAGTATTTATTACAAGGTAAAGGAAAATAAAAATTTTCACGTTTCTGGAAAATCTATCTGGTTTAAAAAAGATGAAAAAACTTTTGTCTTTATGGAGTATGTAAACCCAGCAAAATCTGAAGCTAAGAGAATTTCCATTTTTTTCCTTGGAAAAGAATTTTCTCCTACTAAAAGAATAGATGCTCTCTATGGAATTAACATCAAAGATGATATCTGGAAACTTAAAAATTGTTTTGAAAGGAAATTAAAAGAGCTTAAAACAACGAAAATTTCTGAAAAAGAAATCAATCTTGGAATTGGAAAGAAAGATTTAATATTTACACAAATTGAAACTGAAACGATGAGCTCTTTCTTACTTTACAAAGTTATAAAGCAGCTTAAAAGAGCTGGATATGATACTACTGGCTATTTAGTAGATTTATACTCAAAACTTGCAATTTCTTTGCTTCCACTGGTTGTCGCAGTTATAGGAATTCCTTTAGGAGTTTTTAATCCTCGTAACAAAAAAGGTTATACCCTTGTTATAGCTGCAGCTCTTATAGTTTTCATGTGGATAACGATATCTTTCTTTTCAAGTCTTGGAAAAAGCGGGGTACTCCCTCCTTTTTATTCCGCCTTTGCACCTGAGGTTATGTTCTTATCAATTGGTTTACTTCTTCTTGCGAGGATGGATACTTGAAGTTTGATTTTAAGAAAGCAAAAAGAGCTCAAGAGATATTAAAGAAAAAACTATCTCTTAAACCTTTAGGAAAGGTAAAACTTATTGCTGGTTGTGATCTTACCTTCTTGAATCCCTATAAAACTCCTACACTTGGAATAGGAGCTTTTGTGGTTCTTTCGTATCCTTCCTTAGAAGTTATCGAATATGCTTATGAAATATTAGAGATTAAAGTGCCTTATATTCCTAGTTTTTTAGCCTTTAGAGAAATTCCTCTTCTTATCAAAACTTTTAGGAAACTAAAGAATAAACCAGATATTGTTATTGTTGATGGGCATGGAATAGCTCATCCAAGAAAACTTGGAATAGCAGCTCATTTTGGAATAGTTGAAAAAGTTCCTACTATCGGCTGTGCTAAAAAGCCTCTTTATGGAAATTTTAAAGAGCCGTGCGAAAAGAAAGGATGCTATGAAGAAATTTATGACCCTAAAACAAAAGAAATTTTAGGATACGTTTTAAGGACTAAGAATAATGTAAAACCAATCTATATTTCGCCAGGAAATCTTATAACTCTTACAGATACTCTTTCTTTTATGCAAACTCTTAAAGGGAAGTACAGAATTCCTGAACCTACAAGATTGGCTCACAATTACCTGCAAACCTTGAGAAAAGGTTATAATTCCCAATAAATTCAAGAAAGGAGGAAAAAATGGCTGTAGAAAGAACACTTGTTATCGTGAAGCCAGATGCTGTTAAGAAAAATGCTGTTGGAGATATCGTTAGGATACTTCAAGAAAACGACCTAAAACTTCTTGCAATAAAGATGGTTCACCTTTCAAAAGAACAGGCCAAGAAGTTTTACATTGTCCATAAGGATAGACCTTTTTATGACGAACTAACAGATTTTATGTCCTCTGGACCATGTGTACCTATGGTTTTTGAAGGCGAAAATGCTATTGCAAGAGTAAGAGAAATTATTGGAGCTACAGATCCAGCAAAAGCTGCTGAAGGAACAATTAGAAAGAAATATGGAACAGACGTTGGAAGAAACGCTGTTCACGCTTCTGACTCTCCTGAATCTGCAGCTTATGAAATTCCATTTTTCTTTAGTGCTCTTGAAATTAACGAGTAAGGGGGAATTTTATTCCCCCTACTTAAATCCTATGGGGAGATTAAATGGACGACAGTTTCAGTATTTTGGAGCTGGATAAAAAGGAACTTTGTTCTTTAGCAGAGGAAAGAGGTCAAGAAATAGAAATTGCTCACTACGTTTTTGATGATCTTCTCGATTCGCAGGAAAAATTAATATGTAAAAGATTTGAAGCTGATGAAGATTTCAGTATCTTTTCCTATTTCCTTCAAAAAGAATCTCGATCCATCTTTCCAAAAAAGGAAGAGAAATCTTTGGGATGTTACATAGCATATAAAAATGGAGTGGTTTATACTTTTGAAGATTTCAACTTTAAAATCCAATCCTTAGAAGAATTTACGTTACTGGTGGAAGCTGTAGAAATTGCTACAGGAAATACTTTTTTCTTCGAGCTGTGTAACTTATGCGAGCTTCCTGAAAGACTATCTTCTGAACATATAGTTCATTTAAGTCTTTACTCAAAAGAAGTAAGAAAATTAGAGCCTCTTATCCATTTTGACCAAATTGCTGACGAACATAAGGAAATACTTAAATTAGCAGTTAAAAATAATGATAAAGCTATAGAAAAATTGGAAAGAGACTTAGGAGAAAGAGAAACTCAAAGGTTAATAGATGAATTTAAATCTAAGCCAGAAGAAATATTTGATACTTACATATTTTCCAGGTCTAACAACTACTCAGTTGTTGGAGTTGTAACATTTTTTAAAAAAGTAACGTTTGAATCTCGAGAACTTTTTTCTATTAATATTATTGCAGAAGATATGGAGTTAAACGTTTTGACTCCTGTCTACCTTGATTTAACCGATGGTGATAGGATATTTGTTAATGGTAAGATGTTTGGAATTGTAAATATCTAATCTAATTAAGGAGGAATTCCCTTGAAAATAGGAAGGTTTAAAAGTAATGAAAAATCATTTTTCGGTTTAATAAAGGGAAAAGAAATAGTACCTATAAAGGAAACTAAGGTTTCAGAATTAATGGATTCTATAACTCCTACAGAAGATGTTCTTTCATTTTCGGAAGTAAAATTTCTTTCTCCTACAAGACCATCAAAAATTGTTGCTGTAGGATTAAACTATAAAGCTCATGCTGAAGAGATGGGTAAACCTCTTCCTGAGGAACCTCTTCTCTTTATGAAACCTTCTACTGCTGTTATTGCAAATAAGATGAAGATATTCCTTCCTGAAATGTCTCAACGAGTTGATTATGAAGGAGAATTGGCCGTTATAATTGGAAGAAAGTGTAGAAAAGTTACTCCCAAAGATGTACCTAACTACATTCTTGGATATTCTTGCTTTAACGATGTTACAGCAAGGGATCTTCAACAAAAAGATGTTCAATATACAAGAGCAAAATCTTTTGATACTTTTGCACCTTATGGTCCTTGGATTGCAACTTCTGTTGATCCATTAAACCTCAAAATAACAACAAGAATTAACGGAGAAATAAAACAACAAGGTCAAACTTCGGACATGATTTTTTCACCTTTTGAGCTTGTTTCTTTTATCTCACAAGTTATGACTCTTTTACCAGGAGATGTTGTTATTACAGGAACTCCACCTGGTATAGGACCTTTAAAAGAAGGAGATAAAGTAGAAGTTGAGATTGAAGGAATAGGTACTCTCATCAACTACGTTGCTAAGGAGAGAAGATGAAGGAGCTTATAAAGGAGAAAGTAAGATCTGCTATAAAAGAAATATACAACAAGGAGCTTTCTTATCTTGTTGATAAAGCAAGCTTTGAAAAACCTAAAAAAAGAGAGTACGGAGACCTTGCAACAAATATTTCTTTTCTCCTTGCAAAAGAATTAAAACAAAAGCCATTTTCTATTGCTAATGAACTTCTTAAGAGCTTAGAATCAATGCCTGAATTTGAAAAGGTAGAAGTTGCAGGTGGTGGTTTTATTAACTTTTTCTTTAGTCAACGTTTTTACACCGATATTTTAAAGAAGGTTTTACACGAAGAATTTTATATTTCTGAGATTGGAAAAGGAGAAAGAGTACTTCTTGAATATGTTTCTGCTAATCCTACTGGTCCTCTTCATGTTGGACATGGAAGAGGTGCAGTGGTAGGAGATGTTCTTTATCGAGTGATGAGACTTACAGGTTATAAACCTGAACGAGAATTTTATATAAACGATGCAGGAAGACAAATAAAACTTCTTGGAGTCTCAATATACGCTCGTATGAAAGAACTTTCAGGAGAAAACTATCCTTTTCCCGAAGATGGATATAAGGGAGAATACATTATTGAGGTTGCAAAAGAGCTCTTGGCGGAAAGACCGGAAATAATCTCTTTACCCGAGGAAGAAGCTATAGAAATAGCGGCAGAGTTTGGAAAAGAGCGACTTCTTGAGGAAATTAGGAAAGATCTAAAAGATTTAAGGGTTAAATTTGACTACTGGTTTAGCGAAAAAAGCCTTTATGAGAAGGGAGAAGTTGAAAGAATTTTAAAAATTTTAGAAGAAAAAGATCTTCTTTACGAAAAAGATGGAGCTCTTTGGCTGAAAACTACTATTTTTGGAGATGATAAAGATAGAGTGGTAAAACGTTCAAATGGAGAATATACATACTTTGCTTCAGATATTGCTTATCATTATAATAAAATAGAAAGGAATTTTGATAAAGCTATTAATGTTTGGGGAGCAGATCATCACGGTTACATTCCAAGAGTAAAAGCAGCAATTCAAGCACTTGGGAAAAATCCAGATTGGCTTGAAGTGATTCTCATCCAGCTTGTGAAACTGTTTAAGAATGGTGAAGAAGTGAAAATGTCAAAGAGGGCAGGAAACTTTGTAACTCTCAGATGGCTTATGGATGAAGTTGGAGTTGATGCTGTTAGATTTTTCTTCCTTTTGAAAAGGCATGATACTCCTCTTGATTTTGACATAGATCTTGCACTTTCTTCAAAGAGTGAAAACCCTGTTTACTATGTTCAATATGCTCATGCAAGACTCTGCAGTATTTTAGATAAAGCAAAAGAAAAAGGATTTGTTCCTTCTGAAGAAAACTTAGAACTGTTATCTTCTGAAGAAGAAAGAGAACTTATAGCAGGTTGCTATAATCTAAAATATGAGCTTGAGCTGGTAGCAGAGAAAAGAGAACCACATAGGCTTACCTACTATCTTATAGACCTTGCATCAAAACTCCATCGATTTTACAACAAACATAGAGTAATTATGGAGGAAGATCCTAAACTTTCGACTGCAAGACTTTCTTTGATAAAAGCTGTTAGAAGAACAATTAATCTTGGACTTGATATTCTTAACGTAACTGCACCAAGGAGGATGTAATGGAAGGGGATAGGAGGATTCAGTTCATTTTAATGGGTACCGCTGTTGCTATATTTGTCTTTTCTTATTCTCTAGGTTACTTTATAGGAAAAGAAGCTGGTTTTGAAGAAGCTAAACAGAAATTTGACATTGAAAAGCAAAAACTTCTTAAAACAATAGCTGCTTTAAGTCCTGTTTCTCAGCCGAGAGTTGAGAATAAAGTTGTAGTAGTGGATAATACAAAAGAAAAGACAGAACATAGTGTTGCTGAAGAAAAGGTAAAAAAGGAAATTTCTCAAGAAAAAAAGAAAATAGTTGAGGAGAAGAAAAAGGAGTTAGCTTCTACGTCTACTAAGCAAGAAAAGAAATCTACAGTAAAACTAAAATCAAAAGAAACAACTCGAGAGATTAAGGAAAAAGGCTACTATTTGCAAGTTGGAGTTTTCAAGAACAAAACTAATGCTATTAAATTAGCTTCTCAACTAAAAGAAAAAGGATTTAATTCAAAAACTCTTTTTTATGATAAGTATACAGTAGTTACTGTTGGCTATTTTGATTCTAAAGAAAAGGCTTTGTCAGTACAAAAGTTGTTAAAAAACATTGGGTATAAATCTATTCTTAAGAGGAGGAAATAATTTGATAGATACTCATGCCCATCTTCACTTTCCCCAATTTGACGAAGATAGAGAAGAAATAATAAGAGAATGTGAAAATAAGCTAGATGCAGTTATTACTGTTGGTGGTGATTTAGAAGATAGTAAAAAAGCCGTAGAGCTTGCTATGTCAAGCAGAAAAATCTATGCTTCAGTCGGAATACATCCTCATGAAGCTAAAAACTATTCCGAAAAAGATTACGATAGGATAGTGGAAATTAGTAAGAGCTCTCCCAAAGTAGTTGCTCTTGGAGAGATGGGGCTTGATTTTTATAGAAACCTATCTTCGAAAGAAAAGCAATATGAAATCTTTGAAATGCAAATTGAAGCTGCAAGAGAGCTTAATCTACCAGTTATTATTCACTCAAGAAATGCAGGAAAGGAAACGGCAAGTTTTATAAGAACTAAATTTAAAGGAATTAAAGGTGTACTTCACTGTTTTAGTGGAGATAAAGAACTACTTAAAGCTGCTTTAGACGAAGGTCTTTATATTTCTTATGCTGGAATTGTCACCTATCCAAAAAACAGCGAACTGAGAGAAACATTAAAATATGTTCCGAGCTCAAGGCTACTTATAGAAACCGATTCTCCTTACCTTGCGCCTCAGCCAGTAAGAGGAAAAAGAAACAAACCAGCTTATGTTGCCTATGTTGCAATGACTATTGCCAAAGAATTAGGATTAAGCTTTTTAGATATCGACAGAATGACCTCTTTAAATGCTAAAAGGCTTTTTGGTCTTTCTCTTACAGAAGAAGAAAAAAAAGAAAGACTTGCTTATACTGTAGGAAACAAGCTTTATGTTAACTTAACTTCTAAATGCCCATGTAGCTGTAAGTTTTGTTTTAGAGGAAAAGAAGATTTCATTCTTGGATATAACCTAAACTTAAGAAGAGAACCAATTCCTGAAGAGTACATGTATAGGATTAAAAATCCCGGAATATACGATGAGATAGTTTTTTGTGGTTATGGGGAACCTTTTGAAAGATTTGATGTCTTGAAAAAGGTCGCAGAGTGGATAAGAAAAATGGGAGGAAAGCATCTCAGAGTAGATACCTGTGGACTTGGATATCTTATAACAGGAAGAGAAAATATTCTTGACGAACTTAAAGGGCTTATTGATACTTTTAACGTTAGTGTTAATGCTTCAGCTCCTGAAGAATACTATGAAATAGTTAGACCAAAATTTGGAAGCGGAAGTTGGGAATCTCTTTTAAAATTTATAAAAGATGCAAAGAGAAAAGGTTTTAAAGTTATTATTTCTGCAGTAAATTACCCAGGCTTTAATGAGAAAGCTTTTATAGATTTGGCAAATAGACTACAAGTTGACTTTAAAATCAGAAATTTTAAGAGGTTTGGAAAATGGGAAGAGTAGCTCGTTTTGCAGTTTCAATTGATGAAAAACTTTTAGAAAAGTTTGACCAATACATTGAAAAAAAGGGATATGTTAGTCGTTCAGAAGCAGTTAGGGACTTAATTAGAAACGCTTTAATAGAGGAATCTATAGGGGAAGACAGGGAAGTTTTTGGTACTATAACCATAGTTTATGATCACCATCAGAAAGAGCTTGCGGAAAAGATAACAGACATAGAACACGGTTACTTAAAAAACATAATTTCTACAATGCATATTCATATTGACCATAATCACTGTCTTGAAACAATTGCGGTAAGAGGCAAGGCAAGTGTAATCAAGGAATTAGCAGATAAGATTATCACCCTCAAAGGCGTAAAGCATGGAAAGTTAGTTGTTACCGGTATAGAACCTTGAACTCTTTTTCCTACAGTCTATATTGGACTAGCGGAAATCAATTAAAGGAGGTTTACTGTGGCTGGACATTCCAAATGGGCAAATATTAGACATAGAAAAGCTGCACAAGATGCAAAGCGTGGAAAAATTTACACAAAATTAGCAAGAGAAATAACTGTTGCAGCAAGAGAAGGAGGAGGAGATCCAGAAACCAATCCAAGATTAAGAGCTGCTATTGAGCGAGCAAGAAAATTTAATATGCCTAAGGAAAACATTGAAAGGGCAATAAAAAGAGGAACAGGAGAAATTGCAGGAGAGGCTTACGAGGAAGTTACATATGAAGGTTATGGTCCAGGTGGTGTTGCAATTATTGTAAAGTGTCTTACCGATAATAGAAACAGAACTGCTGCAGAAGTAAGACATGCTTTTTCAAAGCATGGTGGAAATTTAGGAACTTCCGGTTGTGTTTCATGGATGTTCGAAAGAAAGGGAATAATTACAATTCCAGCAGAAAACTATGATGAAGATACAGTTATGATGGCTGTAATAGAAGCAGGTGCAGATGATGTAGTGAAGGAAGAAAGTTATTTTGTTGTTTATACTCAAGCTCAGGATTTAGAGGATGTAAGAAAGGCTATTCTTGATGCAGGTCTTGAGATTGAAGAATCAAAATTAGACTTAATTCCTCAAAATACAACAAGAGTAGAAGGAGAAACAGCTCTTAAAGTTCTCAAGCTTCTTGAAGCACTTGAAGACTTAGATGATGTTCAAGAAGTCTACTCGAACTTTGACATGCCTGAAGAGGTTATGAGTAATGCGTAAATCATTTTTTGCTATAGCTTCTGCTTTGATTTTATCAGGAGCTCCAGCTGTTTTTGGAGCTCCTGATAACTCAATAGTATCTACAGTTTACAGTGAAGCTGCAATTCTTCTAGGTAGTAGTACTTCTCAAAAAAGCAAACTTCCAAATACAAAACTTTCTATTCCATGGGATAAGCCTTCCTTTCAGTTTTGGCTTTCTTACTACAAGAACAACTGGAACAGGATGAAACTCTTTTCTTTGCTTGATAACTTTAAAGTTTTTTATCCAACTGTAAAACGAATTTTCAAAGAAGAAGGTATTCCAGAAGACCTTGTTTTCCTTGCTGTAGTGGAAAGTAACGGAAATCCTTCAGCTGTTTCAAAAGCAGGTGCAGCGGGTCTTTGGCAGTTAATGCCAGCTACCGCAAAGCTTTATGGTCTTAAGGTAAACAGATACATAGACGAAAGATTTGATATAGAAAAGTCTACACATGCAGCTGCTAAGTATTTGAAATATCTTCATTCCCTTTTTGGTAGATGGGATCTTGCAATAGCAGCCTATAATGCCGGTCCTGGAACAATCTTTAAAAGATTAAAATTAGTTGGAGCGGAACACTTTTGGGATTTAACTAAGCTTCCTGATGAAACTTTAAACTATGTTCCAAAATTCTATGCAATTCTTTCTATTATTAAAGAAAAAAGTTTTTTTGAAAACAAAAAAAACTCAGCTGCTCTTTTAAAAATAAAAGTTCTATCTAAGACCTCTCTTTATCGAATATCTAAAAAACTAAAAGTCCCTTACTACATCACAAAGAGATTTAATAGTCAATATAGAAGAAGAATAGTTCCGGCAGGCCATTACGTGTACATACCATCTAAGTTTGTGAAAAGGACAAATTTACTTAAGTACATATCTTCTTCAAAGATTTATGTCTATATACCTAAGAAAAGAGAAAAAATTGTTTCTATTGCAAGACGATTTGGAGCAGATGCTAAGCTGATAAAAGAAATTAATAGATTGAAAAGAACTGTTGTTTACAGAGGACAGACAATTTTAATAGTTAAAACAGACTACAAAAAGGAAGCAGTAGAAAATGGGAATAGTTAAGGAAACAGATACAGTAGTTCTTTACGATTCTGAAAAAGATAAGAAGTATTTTCTTAATCTCTCACTTGCAAAAGGGAAGTTTAATACTGATAAAGGAGAGATAAATATTCAGGATCTCATTGGAAAAAAGTATGGTTCAGTAATAGAAACTCATAAAGGTTTTAAATACGTAATTCTTCCCTGTACTCTTTATGATTTCATTATGTATAAGCTTAACAGACTAACGCAAATAATTTATCCCAAGGATTCAGCTTATATAGCTCTCAGATTAAATGTAAAACCTGGTGATTTAGTGGTGGAGAGCGGTATAGGAAGTGGAGCAATGACAGCTGTTTTCGCTCATATTGTTGGGGATTCTGGAAAAGTGGTAAGTTATGAAAGAAGAGAAGAATTTATAAAGAATGCTCTTTCTAATCTTCGTAAATTAGGTCTTGATCACAGAGTAAAGGTTAAGCATAGGGATATTGCAGAAGGTTTTGATGAAACTGAGGCTGACGCAGTTTTTTTAGATGTAAGAGAACCTTGGCTTTACATAGATAAGGCATACAAAGCACTTAAAACAGGAAATATGCTTGGTATTCTTGTTCCTACAGTTAATCAGGTAATTGAAGTTTTAAAGAAAATAGAAAAGTTTCCTTTTATAGATGTAGAAGTATCAGAAATACTTCTTAGGAAGTATAAAACAGTTCCAGAAAGGTTAAGACCCGAAGATAGAATGCCAGCTCATACAGCTTATCTTATATTTGCTAGAAAATTACCCGGTATCGTAGAGGTATAGTTGAAATGAGTGTTTTAGAGCTCTTACAAAAATCAGGAATTATAGGCTATTTTCTTTTGTTTCTTTCAGTTATTTCGGTAGCTATTATTATAGAGAAGTTTATTGTTCTTCGTCTTTCAAAACTTGTACCTAAAGAGGACTTAAGATTAATAGTTGATTTTCTAAGTGAAGGAAATATTGGAGATGCTGTAGAGTTTTGTAAGAAAAGAAAAAGTTTCTTAACTTCCATAGTTCTTGATGCTTTAAAAAATATTGGAAAACCTACAAAAGAAAACTTTCTCAACGCGTTTGAAGTAACAGCAAAAAGGAAGTTTATGGAAATAGAAAGAGGTATGCCTCTCCTTGCAACAATAGCCGCAGTTTCACCTCTTTTAGGACTTGTTGGAACGGTTCTTGGAATGATTAAAATATTTGGAGTCCTGACTGCTGGAAGTACAGCTATTGGCAATCCTCAAGAGCTCTCAGCAGGAATTGCAGAAGCTCTCCTTACTACAGTTTTTGGCTTATTAGTTGCCATTCCAGCACTTTTTATGTACAACCTATTCCAAAGAAAACTTGATAAGATAGCAGCTGAAGTTGAGTCTGCAGGAGTCTTAATAGCTAATAATTTTAAAGGTCTTAAGTGAGATTAAACAGGTTGAGACATGAAGAAAGTTCAAGTTTTAGGAAGCTTACTTTTACTGTTTACTCTATTTGGATTTGTAGTTCATAATGATTCGGAAGAAAAAGGAAAAATCGAAAGGAAAGAAACTTCCTTTGAATTTAAAGAAACTGAGATTAAATCATCCTATGAAAAATTAAATAAGCTTTTAAGAGATTTTTCTTATCAATATTACCTTTTTAAAAAAGCTAAGTTAGAAAAAGGAAAATATGTTTACCATGATAAAGACTTAACTATAATTTTTACTGTTGATCCTCAATTTCAAGAAATACTTGAAAAGAAATTTAAATACTTTAAGATTAAGTACGGAGCATATGTTGCGCTTGATGCCTTAACTGGAAAGGTTCTTGCAACAGTTTCAAGTCTTGATTATCCAGATCTTACAATAAAAAGAACTTTTCCCACAGCTTCAACATTTAAAATTATAACCGCTGCAACAGCGATAGAAACAGGTATTGCTGACCTCAATACTTCTTTTATTTGTGGTGGACACGATGACTCTTGTTCTCCATCTGTTTGGCTTAACAGTAAATACAGGGTAAAAAGGAATATGAAGGATTCGTTTGCATTCTCTTCAAATCCATTTTTTGGAAATCTTGGTAGACTCATCGGAGAAGAAAATCTCTTAAAATTTGCTGAAAAGTTCGGATTCAATAGAAAGGACTACGGGTTTCCATGGGGAATTATGAGAAAACCTCTTGATGGTTACGATTTAGCTTTAATGGCAGCAGGTCTTGGCGAGACAAGAACAAGTCCTTTTCATGAAGCTTTAATAGCTCTCACTATAGAAAATCAAGGAATTATGTTAAAACCCTCGTTAATAGAAAAAGTTTATGATTCAGATGGTAAGTTGTTGTTCTCTTTCAAAAAAGAGAAACTGGCAAAGGTTGTATCTCTATCAACAGCAAATAAAATAAAAACCATGATGCTTATGACTGTAAAGTATGGAACTGTCTCTGATAGAAAATATTTTAGGAAACTTAAATGGCAGTATCCAAACTTAGTAATTGGCGGAAAGAGTGGAACTCTTTCGGAGCTGACATACCCCGAAGGTAGGTGCGAGTGGTTTACTGGTTTTATGGAATATGGAGGTAAAAAAATAGCATTTTCTTCACTTGCAGTTAACGGAAGTAAATATTACCTATCGGGATATGAGTTAGCGGCAGTAGCATCTATGGATTTTGTTAAACTTAACTCTACTTTTGCTAAAAATTAACGGAGGTGGCAATGTGTGTTTTCTGCAAGATAATTAATAAAGAACTTCCTGCAAAGATAGTTTACGAAGATGAGCTTG encodes:
- a CDS encoding YchF/TatD family DNA exonuclease; its protein translation is MIDTHAHLHFPQFDEDREEIIRECENKLDAVITVGGDLEDSKKAVELAMSSRKIYASVGIHPHEAKNYSEKDYDRIVEISKSSPKVVALGEMGLDFYRNLSSKEKQYEIFEMQIEAARELNLPVIIHSRNAGKETASFIRTKFKGIKGVLHCFSGDKELLKAALDEGLYISYAGIVTYPKNSELRETLKYVPSSRLLIETDSPYLAPQPVRGKRNKPAYVAYVAMTIAKELGLSFLDIDRMTSLNAKRLFGLSLTEEEKKERLAYTVGNKLYVNLTSKCPCSCKFCFRGKEDFILGYNLNLRREPIPEEYMYRIKNPGIYDEIVFCGYGEPFERFDVLKKVAEWIRKMGGKHLRVDTCGLGYLITGRENILDELKGLIDTFNVSVNASAPEEYYEIVRPKFGSGSWESLLKFIKDAKRKGFKVIISAVNYPGFNEKAFIDLANRLQVDFKIRNFKRFGKWEE
- the nikR gene encoding nickel-responsive transcriptional regulator NikR, giving the protein MGRVARFAVSIDEKLLEKFDQYIEKKGYVSRSEAVRDLIRNALIEESIGEDREVFGTITIVYDHHQKELAEKITDIEHGYLKNIISTMHIHIDHNHCLETIAVRGKASVIKELADKIITLKGVKHGKLVVTGIEP
- a CDS encoding YebC/PmpR family DNA-binding transcriptional regulator, which translates into the protein MAGHSKWANIRHRKAAQDAKRGKIYTKLAREITVAAREGGGDPETNPRLRAAIERARKFNMPKENIERAIKRGTGEIAGEAYEEVTYEGYGPGGVAIIVKCLTDNRNRTAAEVRHAFSKHGGNLGTSGCVSWMFERKGIITIPAENYDEDTVMMAVIEAGADDVVKEESYFVVYTQAQDLEDVRKAILDAGLEIEESKLDLIPQNTTRVEGETALKVLKLLEALEDLDDVQEVYSNFDMPEEVMSNA
- a CDS encoding lytic transglycosylase domain-containing protein, which produces MRKSFFAIASALILSGAPAVFGAPDNSIVSTVYSEAAILLGSSTSQKSKLPNTKLSIPWDKPSFQFWLSYYKNNWNRMKLFSLLDNFKVFYPTVKRIFKEEGIPEDLVFLAVVESNGNPSAVSKAGAAGLWQLMPATAKLYGLKVNRYIDERFDIEKSTHAAAKYLKYLHSLFGRWDLAIAAYNAGPGTIFKRLKLVGAEHFWDLTKLPDETLNYVPKFYAILSIIKEKSFFENKKNSAALLKIKVLSKTSLYRISKKLKVPYYITKRFNSQYRRRIVPAGHYVYIPSKFVKRTNLLKYISSSKIYVYIPKKREKIVSIARRFGADAKLIKEINRLKRTVVYRGQTILIVKTDYKKEAVENGNS
- a CDS encoding tRNA (adenine-N1)-methyltransferase, producing MGIVKETDTVVLYDSEKDKKYFLNLSLAKGKFNTDKGEINIQDLIGKKYGSVIETHKGFKYVILPCTLYDFIMYKLNRLTQIIYPKDSAYIALRLNVKPGDLVVESGIGSGAMTAVFAHIVGDSGKVVSYERREEFIKNALSNLRKLGLDHRVKVKHRDIAEGFDETEADAVFLDVREPWLYIDKAYKALKTGNMLGILVPTVNQVIEVLKKIEKFPFIDVEVSEILLRKYKTVPERLRPEDRMPAHTAYLIFARKLPGIVEV
- a CDS encoding MotA/TolQ/ExbB proton channel family protein, whose amino-acid sequence is MSVLELLQKSGIIGYFLLFLSVISVAIIIEKFIVLRLSKLVPKEDLRLIVDFLSEGNIGDAVEFCKKRKSFLTSIVLDALKNIGKPTKENFLNAFEVTAKRKFMEIERGMPLLATIAAVSPLLGLVGTVLGMIKIFGVLTAGSTAIGNPQELSAGIAEALLTTVFGLLVAIPALFMYNLFQRKLDKIAAEVESAGVLIANNFKGLK